TCAGGAGTGGATCCTGAGGTATTTGGAAATATTGATAACGGATATTATCAGATGCCAAAGGTGTATTCACTAGGATTTAACTTTCAATTTTAATTAAAATGAGACGATTTAAAACAAATATAATAACAGTTGCAGCCTTAGTAAGTATTTTAACTGTAACTTCTTGTGTTAACGATTTAGAACAGGTGCCAATTACGGATGTCACTTCCGCAAGTGTTTTTACTAATTTTGAGAATTATCCAATGGCTCTGGCTAAAATCTATGGAGGATTTGCGAATGGTGGACAATCTGCGAATGGAGGTAGCTCAGATATCAACGGTATTGACGGAAACTTTTCACAGTATACAAGGATCTTATACTCCTTACAAACATTGCCTACGGATGAAGCAGTAATAGCATGGAATGATGGAACGCTTCAAACAATGCATAAAATGACCTGGGATTCTTCAAGTGAATTTGTAGAAGGAGGTTATTACAGACTTTTTACACAAATTGCTACAAGTAATGAATTCCTAAGAAATGTAACCGATGAAAAATTGACTGCAAATAATATTACAGGTGCTAATCTTACAGAAGCTAAATATATGAGGGCTGAAGTAAGATACTTACGTGCTTTATCCTATTTTTATGCATTAGATCTTTTTGGAAATGTTCCTTTTGTCGATGAAACATATCTTCCCGGATCTATAAACCCACCTAAAAGAATTACGCGTGCAGAACTTTTTAATTTTGTTGAAAGTGAGCTACTTGCAGTGGCAGGAGAACTGAAAGATCCTAAAGCAAACGTATATGGCAGAGCAGATAAAGCAGCGGCGTGGGCTCTGTTAGCTCGTTTATATCTGAATTCGAACGTTTATAATGGATCAAACCACTATACAGATTGTATTACCTATTGCAATAAAATAATACAGGCAGGATACTCCTTAAAACCAAAATATGGAGATTTGTTCCTTGCTGATAATGATAAAAACAATCCGGAAGTTATTTTTCCTATTGCCTTTGATGGAGTTCATATTCAGACATCAGGAGGTACGACATATCTGATTCATGCAGGTATTGGTGGAAGTATGCCTGCTTCTGATTTTGGTGTTAGTGGAGGATGGGGTGGCTTAAGGACTACAAAAGCATATGTAAATTTATTTGCAGCATCAACTTCTGATCAGAGAGGTAATTTTTATACTGCAGGGCAGAATTTAGAAATTAATGATCTGGGAGTGTTTACAGACGGCTATGGATTTATTAAATTTAAAAATCTGACAAGTAGTGGAGCTCCAGGGTCTGATGCTTCAGGAAATTTCTGTGATACAGATATTCCAATCTTCAGATTAGCTGATGTATATCTTATGTATGCAGAAGCTACTTTGAGAGGAGGAAGTGGAGGTAGCGCAGCTACAGCACTTGGATATGTAAATGCCTTAAGAACACGTGCAGGAGCATTAACAGTCGCTTCAATAAATACGGATTATATATTAGATGAGCGAGGAAGAGAATTAGGCTGGGAAATGACAAGAAGAACCGACCTTATCCGTTACGGTAAATTTACGGGCGGCTCGTATTTATGGCCATGGAAAGGAGGGATAAAAGATGGGAAAAGTGTAGAAGAATATAGAAACCTTTATCCAATTCCGGCAAAAGATATTATAGCCAATCCTAATCTGATTCAGAATCCTGGATATTAATTAAAAACACTATAAAATGAAACATATATTTAGATTATTAACCATAGCCTTTATTGGTTTGCTGGTTATTTCCTGCGAAAAAGATGAAGATCAGGCAGTGATTAACGAAACAACAACTGCTAAAATTTCTTCTGATAAAAGCACGATAGTTCTTAATGAGCTTATTGCCAATGATGCTGTGATTAATTTTACCTGGACAAAACCAACTTTTAATATTGCTGTAGTTTCTTCCCAGCAAATAGAATTTGGAATTAAAGGCAATAATTTTAAAAAAAGCGCTACTGTTGATTTCTCCAATGACGTAACATCAGGTTCTGTTACTCATGCGACAATGAATGCTGCAATGTTCAGTATCGGAGCTGTTCCTGATGCAGTAAATGATATCGAGGCAAGATTGAAAACCTCAGTGGGATCAGCAGCTTTTTACTCCAATGTAATTGTGCTTAAGGTAACTCCCTATACTCCAAATCCGGATTTGGTATATCCTAAGATAAATGTTCCTGGTAGTTATGCAGGAGCAGCAGGTTATGCAAACTGGACTCCGGCCAACTCACCTAATTTGTTCTCTCCTGGAAAGAATGATGAATACAGAGGATTTATATGGATCAATACCGTTGCAGGTGCTGAAGATGGAAAATATAAGTTTGCGATCAATCAGGACTGGCCGGGAAATAAAGGGGATGATGGGACCAAGACAGGAAAACTGAAAGCTGATGGTGACAATATAAAAGCTACTGCTGCAGGAACTTATTATGTTAAAGTAAACTGGGCCACAAATACTTATTCTTCCGTATTGGCAAACTTTGGAATTATTGGAGATGCCACACCTACAGGTTGGGGATCAGATACCGATTTGGTATATAACCCTGCTACCAAAACTTTTGTGATCAATTCAATTGTATTATCCAATACCGGAGTATTTAAATTCAGAGCCAATGATGATTGGGCAATGAAGTTCCAACCAAAAGATGCTGATCAGACTTTGGCTTCAGGAACTGCTGTTCAGTCTTATTTAAGTTCAGAGAATACAGTAACAGGAGATCCTGCATATAAAGTTTCACAGGCAGGAAACTATAAAATAGAATTGGATCTTCATAATTCAGCCTATTACAAGTTAACGGTTACAAAATTGTAAAATAGAACAATTAAGCAGATAAAGTGTTGCTTTACCGCAGCACTTTATTTATTTTTAAGATTATAAATAGTCATTATGAAGAAAATTACAGTTGGAGCGCTTTTGCTCTCAATGATGTTCGCAGGTGTTAATGCACAGTCTTTGAAATCGCCGGATGGAAAGTTTGAAATGAACTTTCAGTTGAAACAGGGAGTACCTTATTACAACCTTAAATATAACGGTGCCGTTGTGGTGGAAGATTCTAAGCTGGGATTACGATTATTTAAAGACTCAGCTATCAAATTCGCTTCAGAAATTGCAAAAGCGGAAGATGCTAAATTTGATCTGAACAATGGGTTCACGAAAACAGACGAAAAACGTGATGCTAAAAACGAAACCTGGCAGCCGGTTTTAGGTGAAAAGAAAAACTATATCAATCATTACAATGAACTTGCGGTTACGCTGGACCAGGCTTCTACAGACAGAAGCATTGTGGTGAAATTCAGACTGTTTAATGATGGTCTTGGATTCAGATATGAATTTCCA
The Chryseobacterium sp. W4I1 DNA segment above includes these coding regions:
- a CDS encoding SusE domain-containing protein, which codes for MKHIFRLLTIAFIGLLVISCEKDEDQAVINETTTAKISSDKSTIVLNELIANDAVINFTWTKPTFNIAVVSSQQIEFGIKGNNFKKSATVDFSNDVTSGSVTHATMNAAMFSIGAVPDAVNDIEARLKTSVGSAAFYSNVIVLKVTPYTPNPDLVYPKINVPGSYAGAAGYANWTPANSPNLFSPGKNDEYRGFIWINTVAGAEDGKYKFAINQDWPGNKGDDGTKTGKLKADGDNIKATAAGTYYVKVNWATNTYSSVLANFGIIGDATPTGWGSDTDLVYNPATKTFVINSIVLSNTGVFKFRANDDWAMKFQPKDADQTLASGTAVQSYLSSENTVTGDPAYKVSQAGNYKIELDLHNSAYYKLTVTKL
- a CDS encoding RagB/SusD family nutrient uptake outer membrane protein, producing the protein MRRFKTNIITVAALVSILTVTSCVNDLEQVPITDVTSASVFTNFENYPMALAKIYGGFANGGQSANGGSSDINGIDGNFSQYTRILYSLQTLPTDEAVIAWNDGTLQTMHKMTWDSSSEFVEGGYYRLFTQIATSNEFLRNVTDEKLTANNITGANLTEAKYMRAEVRYLRALSYFYALDLFGNVPFVDETYLPGSINPPKRITRAELFNFVESELLAVAGELKDPKANVYGRADKAAAWALLARLYLNSNVYNGSNHYTDCITYCNKIIQAGYSLKPKYGDLFLADNDKNNPEVIFPIAFDGVHIQTSGGTTYLIHAGIGGSMPASDFGVSGGWGGLRTTKAYVNLFAASTSDQRGNFYTAGQNLEINDLGVFTDGYGFIKFKNLTSSGAPGSDASGNFCDTDIPIFRLADVYLMYAEATLRGGSGGSAATALGYVNALRTRAGALTVASINTDYILDERGRELGWEMTRRTDLIRYGKFTGGSYLWPWKGGIKDGKSVEEYRNLYPIPAKDIIANPNLIQNPGY